ATTATTTTTCATGACTACCTTAGTTAAGATACTTGCAAAAACACTGTCATGTCATGTTAAAATATCTCTAACAGTTGTTTACAATACTATCATGTCATATTAAAATATCTCTAACAGTTGTTTACAATACTATCATGTCATGTTAAAATATCTCTAGCAGTTGTTTTTAAGATGTAGTTCAATTGGCTAAAATTACACCTAATAAAACGGAGATTACTAATTCAAATTATCTTTTCCCTCTTGTagagatgttaaaaaaaaatttctattagTTGATCCATAAGATACTTGTAAAAAGACTATTATGTCATGTTAAAATATCTCTCTGAGTTGAAGAGTCTTTTATTCCATCTACTAGCAGAATATTCCCTTGTTCCTCCCTTCCCattaaattgtttttcaacTGTAAAAGAAATCGAAATTAATAGGTAGTTGGTCAATGGTGGCAGTCTCCGAAGAAATAGTCAAATTTCTAGAAAGATGGTGGCAGCTGCTATAGTGTCATTAGTGTGGTGTGCAGTTGGTGGCTCTTGGAGTAGTTGAAACAAATccatttcattattattattattattactattattattattttttNNNNNNNNNNNNNNNNNNNNNNNNNNNNNNNNNNNNNNNNNNNNNNNNNNNNNNNNNNNNNNNNNNNNNNNNNNNNNNNNNNNNNNNNNNNNNNNNNNNNATTCTCAAAGATTGAGACTCGCATTTTAGATTATTTAAGATTCTGAAATGGGTAAAATGACATTCTTGCACATAATCCGACAAAGGGGAAGATCCACTCTTTCAGCTCACTCTAGCTTCAACTGGGAGCTTGTCTTGCAATCTAATGAAGACTAACGGACAAGGATCCTGTTAATTATTAAGTtgtctttcataaaaatttgaacaatttatAAGAGGAAGTTGCAAAGTCGAGCCGTGATTAAGAGCACGCCGCATACTAAGCACGCTAggcagcaaattttttttttttaatgttttaataaaaaaaaaaaaaaaaaaattgccggcGTGCTTCACCCTGCAAAGTCTATCTATTTCGGGCAActctcattttttaaagaaaaatgataaaggcacaacttaaacctaattttggccaaacttttctctttaagttttttttttttttaaaaaaaaaaattgtctgtGAAAGAGAGAGcgccttaaactagagagagaaatttgtttaaaaattgggccaaagttgagtttaagttaTAGTTGTATCACACCTATTTTTTAAACCGTTCGGTATTAGGAAGATTGCTACACAATTGGGATGTGGGCATGTGGGTCCAATTAAATCTGTCTCAAAATCAAGGGTTTTGTGGGTCCAATCAAATCAGAGCGAGTAATCCATGATTAATCATGATCCAATAATTGATTTTTGATGGCATCAAATAATTGTATTAATTAACATTTTCTATATCTTTCTGTCACCGCTGATTAAGATGGACAAGGCAGGCTCGATAATGCTTGCTTGTGAGAGCTTCCATGATCGATAGATAAGAGCtgtaacctatatatatatatatatatatatatatatgcaagtgctaaataacaaaaataaaatatgttaacCTGAAATAAACTTTTGAAATCTCATTAAGActtaatatataagaaaaatattcagtGGGATTAcattaatttaacatattatatattgggTTCGGGCTGATATTCTATCTGAGCCCAAATGGTGACCCAGTGGCATCATGTGAACAAAAGATTACGAAACTAGAAGGCTATCTCAAAGCCTGCTGGAGAAACCTAAAGGGCTCGACATAATAAACCTAGAGTTCAACAaaagaatatgaatttgaaGTTACAAAATTGGTAGCCTCctgctttttaattttggaaaaagtcTGCGTGCTTCCTCAAGCTATAGATTGCATCAATATTctctcaaactattaaaaattgttaatattcttCTACtgaaaaaaatatccttaataaaataaaaaataaaaatcacaccCTATGCGGGCTAAACTACCCCTGAAACTCATAGGAAGTGGCCAAGCCACGATGACTACcgctttttcttcttcttttttttggttttaagttttttttttccccctttttttctaatttttaagagtatttttgtcttattaaaaaaatagttgtttttgtctttttgttggccttgaaaaacattaactttttttttctttttttttgtgtgtataaACACAAAAGTTCTCTCCAAGATCCTTGGATAGGTGAGGCTAGGCTACATCGCTCGCCATTAAATCTACTGCAAAGGAGAGGATAATTTGCAAATTTTAGTTTATGCCTTCCACAACCTGGACCTCTCGTTGGATTGACAACTAGAATCATTCATCTCAAAGCTCGTCAAATATCTCTAAAGCTCGCCAAATTTTGATCCTTTTCTAATATGGTCTTTTGTAAAGTTCATCTCGCCAGATATCTCTAGACTCTAAAGCTTGCCAGATTTTGAACCTCTTCTAGTATGGTCTTTTGCAAAGTTCATCGCGCTACTAATTGGCCTACACACAATCTCGCTAGATGAACCGCCCACTACTTGTCATTGTGGAAGCGTTCCTACTTCGTCTTTTTTATTAGTTCTTTTCTtaccctttctctctctctctctctctctctctctctctcttcttttttttttttttttttttttttcttttttttctgttgTTGGTAAGATTCATAAATATCCTGTGTTAGAATCCTAATCCTTCAAGATTATGAATCTTACTTTTAGGATAGTGATTTCTAGAAGTAATATAAGTGTTCTCCagtttatttaaaaagtttaatgGAGTGTATATGAAATACTTCCAACAATGCTTTCAGCTGTATCTCAATTAACATCCACATTGAAATTCACAAGCTACCAACCCACCCAAAATGCCATATTATACTTCGAAGAAATATGCCAATTTAACATATTTACAGCCACAAATAACAACTTCCCCAACCTTCAACCACTCTTCTTCCCAGTAACTCCgacaacaaacaaaagaaacacatTCCAATTCAGACATGGACACCCCCCCAGGTCCATGTCCTACTAATCCCCCCAAAaagggtttttaaaaaaaaataataataataaaaaaaaaaaaaaaaaaaaggaattgtgaaaacaaaaaggaggaagatttttttttttttttttttaatatgcatCTTTCCAAGAGTAACTTGCCATTTGTTGACTCCATCTACACTAACTGTTTGTCTCTAATGATCCATCCTTCATCAATTTCAAACTGAGACTGTTGAACCGCTCTCGTGAATACTGCCTCGACGCTTTCCTCCAATCCGTGCCTGCCTTCATCATTGCGGCAAACTCGTCGTAACTTATTCTTCCATCCTGCAAGTTTAGGGAACAGGATTAAGGGCGGTTTTAAGCATGCAATAATGTGGCGCTAACGTAATCTCACAAAATATAGAATCTACTATTGGCAACCCCACAAAAGAGAACAGACCCCCGAGTTCTTCAAAAAGGAAACattttttacaagaaaaatctttgatTTAGCCATTTTATCATGCTAGTGTTACCCAAAAAAATGCAAATGTATGTAGGTGATCTCCGTATGTAGAAATTCTATAAATTGGGGATACCATAGCAGATTATAATAGTTTCACtgattttttgcttaaaaaggTTTTGTACCATAATTCTGTATTCTGTGTAAAAATCTACATACTTAAATCACATCTTATTGCCATCCAAGCATATACGCCCACTCTAGATTATGAATAGAATATGCTACTTTGCATAAAACAGtgtaaataaatagaaactagtaacaaaaatattttttaagacaaTGTGACCAACCTTGTCTGTGTCCACATCATGCATAATGCCATTAATGACTTCTTCACCGTTTGTCTCAATGTCATCAGCTAAGGCATCTTGTAGCTCCTCAATTTCTATATGACCGCTCTGGTTTCGATCAAAGAATTCAAAGGCTTTGTGAAGATGCTTTTCATCATCGCCCATCTTTCTTAAGTGAATAGAAATGGCTACAAATTCTCCATAGTCCAGATATCCATCCTTATCTACGTCACCCTGCAAGAACAGCCTCTCATTATTCCCAAGATTACAAATTGCACATAAATTAAGCATGATGAGTCTCCATGCTTGTCACCATTCAAACACTCGTatctataaaacaattttttgacaGAAAAATGTGTTCAGTGCAACTGGAAAACACTAGTCATATTGCTCATTTTTGCATTTAGTTTGACATATTCCAATCAGAACTTAAAAGGCACctcaaataagataaaaaaatatattttacagaCATTTAATTTTGAACCCATCAAGCTAAAATATTATCAAGGTACCGCGTTAAGCCTAAATATGGTTAAAAGATCTCAAATGCAGGGTATTACTTACCGCTTCCATTAGAATTTGAATATCTGAATCAGGAACCTGATGGCCAAGTTTGTGCAACCCTATTTTTAGCTCATCCTTGTTAATCTTGCCTTTATTGTTAATGTCCATTAACTTGAACCCCTCCTTTATGCTGGCAGCTTCTTCCACTGACAAATGCTCAGCAATTACctgtaaatttgaaattcaacaaacaaaagagaaaagcaCTTGAATGAATCATTCAGCTTAACATCCAACCAAGATCAACATgcaggacaaagttttcttgaGCAGAAATTTTTGAGGCATTACCCTTAGAGCTCTTTTCTTGAGCTTATTCATTACAGAAAATTGCTTGAGCCTTGCCCTCACAGTTTCACCTAAAGAAACATTTGGAGCTCTCTTTGCATTCAGTAACCAAGGATGATCTGCATTTGATGAACAAGCAAAAATTACAGTTTGCTGTATTTGAACTCCAAAAAGTTTTAGGAATACATAATCAACTTGATTATTGATAGGAATACAATAGGAACACTAGCTATTGATTAGAACTAAACATTACCTAGCACTTCCTGAGCAGTAAGCCTTCGCTTTGGGTCGGGATCAAGCATCTTCTTCACAAGGTCTTTTGCATTATCAGAAACTTTAGGCCAAGGATCCCTTCTAAAATCTACAACAGACCGTATAATTGCTTGTGCGACTCCTTGTTCAGTTTCTGCATAAAAAACAACagattttatgtatatatacacacacttcTCACAAATACACCTATTGTAACACAGTCGAATAGAAACTGTTTTAATGGCTGTTTGGTTTAAAACTTTCACAAAAgcaaacaaatttctttttagtCTAACAAAACTAACCTGCCCAAAAAGGCGGGACACCACAAAGTAGGATGTAAAGGACTACTCCAGCACTCCAAACATCTATTTCTGGACCATAATTCCGTTTTAGCACCTCAGGAGCCATGTAGTAAGGACTTCCAACTATCTCAGTAAATCTCTCACCTGCACAAATAACCAACTCAGCTTATGTACATGAAAGGATACAACCAATTGATGGGGACACGAggaacaaaataatgaaatgtggtagcaaaagaaaaaataccagGTTTAAAGAATACTGAAAGCCCAAAATCAATTGCCTTCAAAGGTGCTGTCTCCTTCatgttaccaaacaaaaagtTCTCAGGTTTGAGATCCCGATGCATCACGCCATGCTTGTGGCACATCTGCAACACAATAAACCATATTAAACACGTGACAAAAAGCCCATCTCAaacttcttctcttttccccAAAATGGAAAGAACATTATTTCAAATGGAATAATCACTTAAAATTTCGGGAGTCTAGCAAATAACACTAGGGCTAAAAAAGAAGCGGGCAAGTGGGACCTGCATAGTTGTGAAATCAGGTACTAGGTAGCTGTTACTAAAAGAGTATATCAGAACAGAAATATAACAAAGAAACCCATTTCACTAATTGTCACATCTGTACATATCTCTAGAACAGTCTGAGCATCATGGATTTGAACAGGAAAGATACTGAGCATGTAGTTGAGCAAAGGTGCAATTCAAATTGAACATCGAAGTCCATTTGCTAAAAGAAAAACGCAGAAAACATTTCATGTTTTGCAATAGCAACAAATGAAACTGATCGCTCATTGGAAAACTAGATGATACGGGTACTCTTTACAATAGAGATGAAGCAAGACGTAAAAAGCATTAGAAGTTACTCAACTTcatcacacaattgaattgctcaaaaagaaaaactctatAAGGGGGaatccaaacacaaaaaaggtaATATATTCAAGTCACCAGAATTAAATATCCAACAAGTTCACAACTTATCCACAAGAGCTAACTTATATAAATCCTCATCAAAATCAACCAGCctaaagaaaaggaataaaaaatagtaCTTCAACAGCACTCTGATTCCAGGGAGACTTCAATAAGGCTTggacttatttatttattttattttggcaaGCTTTATTCTTTGTGAGCTAGTTTCGGATTTGCATATCCATCATACAGAAAAAACTATTACCAACATGACCAAATTCTCAAGCGGAAAACTAATCAGCACAACAACACCCCACGTGAACACAAGatctaaaaagcaaaaaaaaaaaaggaacttcaaaaattcaccAAAAATACAAACCTGAACAACTTCGACGATGGTCTTGGTAACCGCGGCAGCCGCGCGCTCCGTGTAATGGCCCCTGGCGACGATCCGATCGAAGAGCTCGCCGCCCTCGCAGAGCTCCATGACGAGGTGCACCGCATTGTCGTCCTCATAGGTGTCCTTCAAGGTCACGATGTTGGGGTGCTGGGGCAGGTGCTTCATGATCTCCACCTCCCTCCTCACGTCCTCGATGTCCACCGCCGTCCTCAGCTTCTTCTTCGATATCGATTTGCAGGCGAAGGTATCGCCGGTGGCCTTGTCCGTGCAGAGGTATGTTATGCCGAACTCGCCGCGACCCAGCTCGCGCCCCAGCTCGTACTGGAGCTCGATCTCGCGGCCGGTCGGCTCCTTCAGGACCGAGAGCTTGTGGCTTCCGCCATTGGGGTTGGCCCCGCCGTAGTCGATGGCAAATGGGTTTggcttctttgttttcttctccttcttcagCTCGTCGTCGACCGCTGGGGTTACGCAACAGTTACCCATGGATTACAGGGTTCGACTTTTCTGGGATTTTCGATATTTGGTCAAACGGGGGTGTCGGAATTTAAAGAAGTTTGAGCTGAATATGAAACAAACCCAATCAAAATCTAACGAAATTGAATCTTTCCTTGAGCGAAAAGAGTTGGGTTTCCGAGAAAATAAATCGTAATTGGTACGAAGGGGGGAATATGAGGAAAAACAGAGGTATCACGAATTGGGTATGGAGGGAAATGCCCAGAAATGGATGAGGAATTGAGAGTCAGAGGAGATATAAAAGAAGGGGAGGGGTCGAAGAGGAAGACGATTATCAAAAGGGGAATTATAGCGTGTGAAGGACACCTTGAGAAgaatatgaagaagaagaagatggagagagagagagagagggtcaACCCTCTTTTCCCAGAGGCTTCCCTCCTAACCCCGTCTTCTGTGTGTGTCTGAGAAAGGGAGAGGAGGGCTCTTCTGTTGTTTTCCCAAAATGtccaaaacaaaattcaagtGCTTTTGCGGGTGTTTGAATAGGAATATACTTTGTACGAAACGGGTTGTTACTAAAAATACCTCGGCTTTCTGTGGAAATTGCAGGGTAATgccattttcaattttcatctGCTTTTTGTGGTCTGTTTCACATAAACGCCCTTTACCAGAATTTTTCAATCATGACAAGAGAGTATACAACtaaccgatttttttttttttttttttaattctttttcagTTTTTCCGACCAAAGACAAGTAGTAGGT
Above is a genomic segment from Corylus avellana chromosome ca9, CavTom2PMs-1.0 containing:
- the LOC132191427 gene encoding calcium-dependent protein kinase 32, with protein sequence MGNCCVTPAVDDELKKEKKTKKPNPFAIDYGGANPNGGSHKLSVLKEPTGREIELQYELGRELGRGEFGITYLCTDKATGDTFACKSISKKKLRTAVDIEDVRREVEIMKHLPQHPNIVTLKDTYEDDNAVHLVMELCEGGELFDRIVARGHYTERAAAAVTKTIVEVVQMCHKHGVMHRDLKPENFLFGNMKETAPLKAIDFGLSVFFKPGERFTEIVGSPYYMAPEVLKRNYGPEIDVWSAGVVLYILLCGVPPFWAETEQGVAQAIIRSVVDFRRDPWPKVSDNAKDLVKKMLDPDPKRRLTAQEVLDHPWLLNAKRAPNVSLGETVRARLKQFSVMNKLKKRALRVIAEHLSVEEAASIKEGFKLMDINNKGKINKDELKIGLHKLGHQVPDSDIQILMEAGDVDKDGYLDYGEFVAISIHLRKMGDDEKHLHKAFEFFDRNQSGHIEIEELQDALADDIETNGEEVINGIMHDVDTDKDGRISYDEFAAMMKAGTDWRKASRQYSRERFNSLSLKLMKDGSLETNS